The Rosa rugosa chromosome 3, drRosRugo1.1, whole genome shotgun sequence sequence TACACAATAAATGGACAACCAGGAGATTTTCTCCCATGTTCAAATGGTATTTGCTTAAATTCGCAgtattttgaataaaaataaaagtagaAGACTTAGAATCCATATATTGGTAACTAAACATGTATTTCACATAGAAACTAGAATATACATTTTGTGATGGATAATGAATTAGGTAAGACACATGTGTTAAGTATAGAATGTGACATTTAGACACATGTAAAAAACATCTAGTTCCTTTCTATGACTTacaattttgaattttcttagtgaaataatattataatatgaaaatcaacATTTATTTCCTTTATATTATTTGTTTACATCAGCAAAAAGTAACAATtgagagtttttctattggaacctccaaatttactcacttgacttctatgctttttacacctcctatcaaattttcaaatactaaatttactcattaaacttcactaaagttcctcaaataacctcactcatataatttacaaacaaactaagatctttataataaaaaacttagtcatttcaatgatttaattactttataaatcttaattacatctccattccttaatcagacaacataaatctcttatccaataaaaaaaatcaaacacaaatgAATCATGAAACTATTATGCTTTATTATTTTCCCTATCCAAATTTATTCTCATTTTCTCTTaatgtttctctattttctgtacctcatgattcattacttaaatatttatttatttatttttatttgctagctctgttttttttttcttcttctttttgtaaatataatTGATAaatttagatttaggtcataatacaATTTATGTTGTTCTCCCTGACCAATATGTGTTCAATATGCATATCATACATTTCATTACTAATTAATAGAGAAGTACCCTCACATATAATTTATTGTCATTGTTGTCTTACAGCTAGTACGTATCGTTTGCAAGTGGAGTATGGCAAGACATATCTTCTTCGCCTTATTAATGCAGTTATGAATGTAGAAATTTATTTTGCAATTGCTGAACATAGCCTCACTGTTGTCGGTATGGATGCATCATATGTTAAACCTATTGTGACAGACTTTATCATGATTGGTCCTGGACAAACAATGGATATTTTGATCACGGCCAACCAGTCTCAGGGCACATACTACATGGCCGCTAGACAATATAACACTGTGAGGAAGGATATTTTAGACTATGATAATTCAACTGTGACAGGAAttctcgagtataaaggcaatTACACACTCCCAACACACCCAATTTTTCCAAGTACCCTACCTACCATATTTGATTTAGTAGCAGCAAAAAAATTCACAGATCGTCTCAAGAGCCTGGCAACCATAAGCCACCCAGCAGATGTGCCGAAGAATTTAACCACCAGAATGTACTTAATAGCTTCATCTAATTATGGTTTCGTTAATCACTCTGGTCAGTACGAAACTGGCGTAGCTGCTAGTTTAAACAATGTAAGCTGGGCTAACCCATCAACAGATGTGTTACGTGCATACTACAGGTATTTCCTATTCATCATTTTGTTTGTTGAAGGTTAATAATTTTGTGATCTGTGCTTCATTCAAAGATAAGAAAAAGCTTAGTGTAGTCCATAAGTGTTTATTAGATAAAGATAGTATCATTAGGAATATGGACGAATGCATTATTTGATTTGAGGTACCTTGTACAATTAAAATAAACTTATGTTCAAATCATATTGTTGTTGTGTAGGAACATGGAAGGATTTTATACCTCAGACTTTCCTAATTTTCCACCATCATTTTATGACTTCGCGTCAGAAGATTATCCTGATACTACGATCATAACTGCCAAAGGAACCAAGGTCAAGGTATTAGAGTACAATGAAGAGGTTGAAATAGTGTTCCAAGGTACTAATGTGCTTGATGCTTCTGAGGATCATCCCATGCACATGCATGGCTATAGCTTTTATGTAGTTGGATCAGGGGCTGGAAATTTTGACAATGAAACAGACCCCAAAGCGTATAATTTGGTTGATCCTCCAAAGATGAATACTGTTTCACTCCCAAAAGTAGGATGGGTTGCTATTAGATTCAAAGCAAGTAATCCTGGTAGGCTTCTTTTGAAATAAGCTGCACTAAATTCACTTTAAATTTTGGAATATTGATATCATTAATGGTTACACAAAGTTGTTGGTTCAATTAATTTACTGTAGATGATTATTTCAGGggtttggttttggcattgtcATTTTGATCGACATTTGACTTGGGGTATGAGCTTTGTGATGATAGTCAAAGATGGAGATACACCTGAGACGAGCATACGTAAACCACCCCCAAACATGCCTCCATGTAATGGTTCACCAACCATCAGGCTACAACCTTTTGATATGCTTAGCAAGATAGCAGGTGAGTAAATGATGCTTTCTTGTATAACTAGTCAAACTAATATTGTATTCCACATGATACAAAAGTTTTCAGATTGAAATCgaataaaaaaaactaatatggaaaataagtttatatatatatatacacacacacataatatTTGATTGTTGAACgaataagaatatatatatatatatatatatatatatatatatatatatatatttatttatttattcttatTCGTTCAACAATCAaataatatgtgtgtgtatatatatatatatatatatttatttatttatttattcttatTCGTTCAACAATCAaataatatgtgtgtgtgtatatatatatataaactatatatatatatatatatatatatatatatatatatatatatatatatatatatatattcatgccAGTAACATCAAATTTTTGTTATCCAAATACACAAAATTGAAGATGGAAACAATTAATTTTAGAAGATTTTGCAGCCGTACTTGCATTTCATATAACTCAATTAAAAAAGGCATTGTTGTAAAAATGTGAAGAAATTCCAACAAATGAAACAAGAAAATAATTTCATAGTATCATGGGAATAAGAGTGATAATAGATATAAGAGAACAAATTGAAAGTAAGAATTAGTGTAGTATATATAGATTTTTATGTATGAAAACTCATCGAGTCAAGACGTGGAGAGCACTGTCCAAAGAAAATTCATCCCTTATTACATAGGGTTGAATAATGAACATCTCTCATAGATATAACAACCCTAAGAAACTCCATTCAACCTTAATCATCTGCACCAATATAGTGTATGATTAAAATAGATATGTCCTATAATTTATATGTGAACTAAAGGTGGGTCAGGTGTTTTGCTAGATTAGTTGCATTTTGGTGGATTTGTACGCGGAGTATGGGTATCACCTCACAACTGATCCCACATATGTATGCGATCATCTCAAGATCTTATTCACATATATCATACCATAAACAAGACATATATGTCTTCTAACTCTAAGTTTTTACCTTTATATAGGTCACACTCACATATAATCATACTTAGCCTCATTAATCATACAACGATTAgattataaaattataaaatcgttaaaaattataataaaataataaaatttaaatttaaaaaaccccacaaaaaagagaaataattaaataaaaaataaactttAAATTGCTAAAAATTCTAAGGTTAATTAGTCATCCCTATTTTGAATAAACATCATCATATAGATTTCATTGATTAAGATCAGGCCATAATGATTATTACATACCCTGCCGCTGCTatttatagacagacaagaagttgtggtgAAGCCGCGCTGATATATAGGATATATCCACTCATTAGACATATattgctcacttatttaaagtaAGTTTATTCAATTATGAACTAGTTttgcatagtaataggctaaAGTTTAAACAAACTAAATTAAAATCCCCTTCCCATATATTGCTCAACCAACACACTAGATCATCTGCAGCCAAAAGTCGAAGCCCAGAAACCAACCATGCACCTGTGATGACCTAgattttcgttatttaattttggtaattaataatggactagttgtacgaataattgttattgtgctttattcgtaggttGTATCTGAAGTGGAATGATTTTCGTATGTATAATTATTATATGTTGGGAttctcggaaaacttccttcacgagagttgtagagcgtgtcgatacgagttcgtggacatgcgaaacgcgtcaatcggagttcgtatgaagaagttatggccattggaagaagtttctgttttagtataaatagagaaaatcagaaaattcttTCATAATTCCACTTTCCTTTTCTGGaaatccttctctctctctcttctctctcgactgCACCTTCAGAATCGAAGTTATCCGGCTGACCtgacttttccggcgaactcCGACAGtgaaactctccagatcagATCGCCTCCTTGCTCTGGTTGTCCCTCTGGCATCCTCTAGCAGCGATTCTCACCCACGGCGGCGCTAGAAGGCGGCGAAGATTTGTGTattcggacccggccggaaaacacAGCTCCAACGACGCCACGACTTTATGCTTCCTGTTGTGAGTTCGTAGAAGCCTCCTGgatcgatctgtggtggttgtttggatcgatttacgtgaaacttggttcaactcggattgaacgGTAATCCACAGCTTGCAAGATAGATTTCGACCCTTTATGTTTAGATTttgacttcgtgctagttatgaaaatggtTAAGCATGCTGGGATAAACAtatttgatgttggaagttttgtgaaatattgagttttggccggcggcggtgcgccaccgcctgtggcggcgtttcGGCCATATTAGGAACTGTTTatggtattatatatcttctactcgtcgatacgagcatttcgatatataatatgcaaattttggagttcgtatgaatttgttatgatttttgcggtttcataccggttgatttattcgattcgtgaggatccgagcgtccgatcgacttgcgGTTtagacatatcgatcgtggaagtattccggagactttgggaggtctaggatgtggttttgcctcaattggcgccactttggggattttagttcaaaacagaggtttcggacttaaatcgtttgtgaattgttactaagttgaaaccgtatgtgattaggtacttgccGAAGTATTTTTGGATGGTTATTTGGTGGATTGactgctttgttctatattgaagacgcagcgggagtttcgaggtgagtaatctcacaaggttcatttatgaacggaatacccttatcgttttgagagttatttagtaactgcaaactatagttggtattagtaggcattcctgagcggatgactacgtatatatatatttacgtgaaatatatatgtatttgtgggttgtgttgatttatgaaaacaatatgcatgaatgatgctttttattgttttgtgttgtggcttttcggaaaacaatgattatggaaatgttgatttcgattgttttgaaaagcgttgagattgtgtaacattttgagtcctgtgcgacttctttaatgttttattccaAGGGACTGAAAAGTTCGAGGaatgaaggtctatgaccttgggcagaatatcaagtaatcacgtctttggctggacgagtggttacgaattcagttagagctctagtctgtctgccatataggtgattcatggggtaacgggaattggttatatctaactcatgagattacgtgtttttagggaacaatgTGTGAATTGCTTTCCTTATTAACTGTTTTTAAGgtgacaaggtgcaagttgttttccttattaacgatttgatagaattcaaggtgtgagttgttttctatggtatggttatggtacgattgataggtacgatttgatagaattcaaggtgtgagttgttttctatggtacggtTACGGTACGATTGATAGGtacgatttgatagaaatcaagcgtgagttgctttctatgtttcgttttaaaagaaaccaagatgtaagt is a genomic window containing:
- the LOC133735222 gene encoding putative laccase-9 isoform X2, whose amino-acid sequence is MGIFPGFLGLFLLCGMLHCIVECHVHYHDFVLKKENFTRLCNTKSMLVVNGSFPGPVIRVQKGDTVFVNVHNQGDYGVTIHWHGVHQPRNPWSDGPEYITQCAIEPGSNFTYEVIFSDEEGTLWWHAHSEWTRASVHGAIVIMPVDNTEFPFPKPDGEDIIVFGSWYNTTEDVNDVVAEDLQDGSDTPNSDCYTINGQPGDFLPCSNASTYRLQVEYGKTYLLRLINAVMNVEIYFAIAEHSLTVVGMDASYVKPIVTDFIMIGPGQTMDILITANQSQGTYYMAARQYNTVRKDILDYDNSTVTGILEYKGNYTLPTHPIFPSTLPTIFDLVAAKKFTDRLKSLATISHPADVPKNLTTRMYLIASSNYGFVNHSGQYETGVAASLNNVSWANPSTDVLRAYYRNMEGFYTSDFPNFPPSFYDFASEDYPDTTIITAKGTKVKVLEYNEEVEIVFQGTNVLDASEDHPMHMHGYSFYVVGSGAGNFDNETDPKAYNLVDPPKMNTVSLPKVGWVAIRFKASNPGVWFWHCHFDRHLTWGMSFVMIVKDGDTPETSIRKPPPNMPPCNGSPTIRLQPFDMLSKIAGE
- the LOC133735222 gene encoding putative laccase-9 isoform X1, which gives rise to MGIFPGFLGLFLLCGMLHCIVECHVHYHDFVLKKENFTRLCNTKSMLVVNGSFPGPVIRVQKGDTVFVNVHNQGDYGVTIHWHGVHQPRNPWSDGPEYITQCAIEPGSNFTYEVIFSDEEGTLWWHAHSEWTRASVHGAIVIMPVDNTEFPFPKPDGEDIIVFGSWYNTTEDVNDVVAEDLQDGSDTPNSDCYTINGQPGDFLPCSNASTYRLQVEYGKTYLLRLINAVMNVEIYFAIAEHSLTVVGMDASYVKPIVTDFIMIGPGQTMDILITANQSQGTYYMAARQYNTVRKDILDYDNSTVTGILEYKGNYTLPTHPIFPSTLPTIFDLVAAKKFTDRLKSLATISHPADVPKNLTTRMYLIASSNYGFVNHSGQYETGVAASLNNVSWANPSTDVLRAYYRNMEGFYTSDFPNFPPSFYDFASEDYPDTTIITAKGTKVKVLEYNEEVEIVFQGTNVLDASEDHPMHMHGYSFYVVGSGAGNFDNETDPKAYNLVDPPKMNTVSLPKVGWVAIRFKASNPGVWFWHCHFDRHLTWGMSFVMIVKDGDTPETSIRKPPPNMPPCNGSPTIRLQPFDMLSKIAGDTK